The Longimicrobiales bacterium genome has a segment encoding these proteins:
- a CDS encoding DNA polymerase Y family protein — MATTRRRSLSEPREPPARALPDFRRGSLGRGWGLGLSTFKSLATDEATGWFTNASSFNRAAGSRQALCLWLPTFELRLELVRSPELDSTSVALLSPGETTRRTIWQVSERAHEAGVRPDQLVSQAVSLCPSLTLLEPDPAHYDSAVNSMLELLAEITPVIEPAGRGRVFLGMDGLGRLFGSPTRQAKRALHTLFRIFPAPLVAATRAGMAPGKFGAWVAAASARSGEPVTITENELVAFLAQCPVNALPVDPLIIQRLERLGIETLEALRRFPEPSLIAQFGQEGRSALAWALGQRIDPVRPWHKPKPIRVSLDFPNPVGMVPTLHGGLDRLVERALSRPERRGRSVTSVRMGARLEGGGSWFVETVLREPTSQRDRIASPLRMKMEISPPPKAVEALVVEFTQFGAQSTQTGLFDRRDENGRNVAGSDLAQGVVPHSLRDAVKELKLRLGHSPLFRVVEVDPWSRIPERRHALLSFDP; from the coding sequence ATGGCTACGACTCGTCGTCGTTCCTTGTCTGAGCCTCGCGAGCCCCCAGCGCGAGCCCTACCAGACTTCCGTAGAGGCTCTCTCGGTCGCGGGTGGGGGCTAGGCCTCTCCACCTTCAAATCCCTCGCCACCGACGAAGCCACCGGATGGTTCACCAACGCATCCTCCTTCAACCGGGCTGCGGGAAGTCGCCAAGCCCTCTGCCTGTGGCTCCCAACCTTCGAGCTGCGACTCGAATTGGTACGCTCCCCCGAACTCGACAGCACTTCGGTCGCGCTCCTCTCCCCGGGCGAGACCACACGGCGCACCATTTGGCAGGTCTCCGAACGGGCACACGAAGCTGGAGTACGTCCCGACCAACTGGTGTCTCAAGCGGTCTCGCTCTGCCCTTCTCTCACACTGCTCGAGCCCGATCCGGCGCACTACGACTCAGCCGTCAACTCGATGCTCGAGCTGCTCGCCGAGATCACGCCGGTCATCGAGCCGGCCGGCCGAGGGCGTGTCTTCTTGGGCATGGACGGATTGGGGCGCCTCTTCGGCTCTCCCACCCGGCAGGCGAAGCGTGCGCTGCACACACTCTTTCGAATCTTCCCCGCCCCACTCGTCGCAGCAACTCGGGCGGGCATGGCTCCCGGCAAGTTCGGAGCTTGGGTCGCTGCAGCCTCGGCACGTTCCGGAGAACCGGTCACAATCACCGAGAACGAGCTGGTCGCTTTCCTGGCTCAATGTCCGGTGAATGCACTCCCAGTAGACCCGCTCATCATCCAGCGCCTGGAGCGGCTCGGCATCGAAACCCTGGAGGCGCTTCGCCGTTTTCCGGAACCCTCTCTGATCGCACAGTTCGGGCAAGAAGGCCGGAGCGCGTTGGCGTGGGCCCTGGGACAGCGCATCGACCCGGTACGCCCCTGGCACAAGCCGAAGCCGATCCGCGTCTCGCTCGATTTCCCCAACCCGGTGGGCATGGTTCCCACGCTCCACGGCGGCCTCGACCGACTCGTGGAACGTGCCCTCTCTCGTCCAGAGCGCCGTGGGCGCAGCGTAACGAGTGTGCGCATGGGCGCACGATTGGAAGGCGGAGGTTCTTGGTTCGTGGAGACGGTCCTGCGCGAACCCACATCACAGCGCGATCGCATCGCATCTCCCCTGCGCATGAAGATGGAGATCTCCCCTCCACCCAAAGCCGTCGAAGCACTCGTTGTCGAGTTCACCCAATTCGGCGCCCAGAGCACACAAACCGGCCTCTTCGATCGTCGGGACGAAAATGGGCGCAATGTCGCGGGCAGCGACCTGGCTCAGGGCGTCGTGCCGCACTCTCTCCGGGATGCAGTGAAGGAACTCAAGCTCCGGCTGGGCCACTCCCCTCTCTTCCGCGTGGTCGAAGTCGATCCTTGGTCACGCATCCCCGAACGCCGCCACGCACTTTTGAGCTTCGACCCATGA
- a CDS encoding M14 family metallopeptidase, producing MRNDWRRGRWVAAASTMLALATLPLSVSGQSASYLNFDDLTRELRSVTGSSNLGSLTSLGTSHQGRDVWMVTIADPSGPPVAQRPGVLVVGNLSGDHLVGSQLALEAVRYLTGAGASEADLAEHVIYVVPRLNPDGAEAKFDGPHTGAAGNTLAFDDDNDARTDEDGPNDLNGDGVITVMRVLDPMGPYMIDPDDLRLMKQADAAAGETGTHAVYWEGVDDDGDGFINEDASGGVDIDRSFQHDYPYWERDAGPNMVSEPEARALMDFVLEAGNIAAIVTFGHSDNLVTAPDSRGELATGISLALEDFAASSNNDLWDIGNYPVPRQQGGLRLRGAQPGADNDPSSGRRPLMTVNSADQEYFKAVSEAYREITGVTEVALNREAHGAFFQYGYFHFGVPSFTTPGWALPSGEEDAEDDSGDARVLNAYEAGGLDAFVPWAAYEHADLGSVEIGGFRPEVITNPPAGDLADLGMKHGEFIAHLSGMLPRVRISNTEVEAHGGGVFTITADVTNTGRFPSSLQHGVVSRSVDPVTVQIQVDPDAILTGAAKTHRIQKLDGSGTTERVTWVIQGAAGSSVEIRLRAQKGGSDSATVTLR from the coding sequence GTGCGGAACGACTGGAGACGCGGCCGGTGGGTCGCTGCAGCATCAACCATGCTCGCTCTGGCAACTTTGCCATTGAGCGTTTCGGGGCAGAGCGCCTCGTATTTGAACTTCGACGACCTGACTCGTGAGCTACGCTCGGTGACGGGCTCCTCGAACCTCGGGAGCCTTACTTCGCTCGGTACGTCCCATCAAGGACGCGACGTGTGGATGGTCACCATCGCGGATCCCTCTGGGCCTCCGGTGGCGCAACGACCCGGGGTGCTTGTGGTTGGGAACCTCTCGGGTGATCACCTGGTCGGAAGCCAACTGGCGCTCGAGGCCGTCCGCTATCTGACCGGTGCGGGAGCCTCTGAAGCGGATCTGGCCGAGCATGTGATCTATGTAGTGCCGCGCCTCAATCCGGACGGTGCAGAGGCGAAGTTCGACGGCCCACATACCGGTGCCGCAGGCAACACACTGGCCTTCGACGACGACAACGACGCCCGCACGGACGAGGACGGACCGAACGACCTCAATGGTGACGGCGTCATCACAGTGATGCGCGTTCTCGACCCGATGGGTCCATACATGATCGACCCGGACGATCTGCGCCTCATGAAGCAGGCCGATGCCGCAGCTGGTGAGACCGGCACGCACGCCGTCTACTGGGAAGGGGTGGACGACGACGGCGATGGCTTCATCAATGAAGATGCGTCAGGTGGGGTCGACATCGATCGGTCCTTCCAGCACGACTACCCGTACTGGGAGCGCGACGCAGGACCGAACATGGTGAGCGAGCCTGAAGCGCGAGCGCTCATGGACTTCGTGCTTGAGGCCGGCAACATCGCGGCGATCGTGACGTTCGGGCACTCGGACAATTTGGTCACGGCGCCAGACAGCCGAGGCGAATTGGCTACGGGGATCTCGCTGGCGCTCGAGGACTTTGCGGCATCGTCGAACAACGACCTTTGGGACATCGGCAACTACCCGGTCCCACGTCAGCAGGGCGGCCTTCGGCTTCGTGGTGCGCAGCCCGGCGCGGACAACGATCCGTCGTCCGGTCGGCGTCCGTTGATGACGGTGAACAGCGCAGACCAGGAGTACTTCAAGGCAGTCTCGGAAGCGTACCGTGAGATCACTGGCGTGACGGAAGTCGCGCTGAACCGTGAGGCCCACGGCGCCTTTTTTCAGTACGGCTACTTCCACTTCGGTGTGCCGTCCTTCACAACGCCAGGGTGGGCGCTTCCTAGTGGAGAAGAAGACGCTGAAGATGACTCCGGTGACGCCCGGGTCTTGAATGCCTACGAAGCTGGCGGCCTCGATGCCTTCGTACCCTGGGCCGCATATGAGCACGCGGACCTCGGCTCGGTGGAGATCGGAGGGTTCCGGCCGGAGGTCATCACGAACCCGCCCGCGGGTGACCTCGCGGACCTCGGCATGAAGCACGGCGAGTTCATCGCGCACTTGTCCGGGATGCTTCCGCGTGTGCGGATTTCGAACACGGAGGTCGAAGCCCACGGCGGTGGTGTCTTCACGATCACGGCGGATGTGACGAATACGGGACGCTTCCCGTCTTCACTTCAGCACGGCGTGGTTTCGAGGTCGGTCGATCCGGTGACGGTTCAGATCCAGGTCGATCCCGACGCCATTCTTACAGGTGCGGCGAAGACTCATCGGATTCAGAAACTCGATGGTTCTGGAACGACCGAACGTGTCACCTGGGTCATCCAGGGTGCCGCAGGTTCGAGTGTTGAAATCAGGTTGCGGGCCCAGAAGGGTGGGTCCGACTCCGCCACCGTGACGTTGAGGTAG
- a CDS encoding M14 family metallopeptidase has protein sequence MKTIEMKRLVGAVIAMTAAALLTTPALEAQQRGSDPEHRLDLTWDRWLDHDEIGERMQLMQRTWPEFLTLESIGESYGGREMWLMTINNPRTGAESSKAGMFIEANVHGNEIQGAEVALYTIWYLMENYDSIDEVKRLVDERVFHILPTVNPDGRDYFLDGTGSGARTGHIPVDSDGDGLTDEDGPNDLNGNGVIEQIRKYVPGQGSFRLDPTDSRFMQPVGPGETGDWELLGSEGIDDDGDGRTNEDPVGGYDPNRNYGADWQPNYIQGGSMDYPFRLPEARAINDFMVERPNIAGFQSFHNSGGMILRPPGSAWYGDYPASDIRVYDELGETGERMLPYYNYYVIWRGLYTVHGGSIDWTNDGLGIVSFSNELWNSGQYFNSPLLQEQQRDQNSPISGQSSRFFFDDLLEHGDEYVEWAPFDHPEYGQVEMGGWKKLSGRVNPRFMSMELFHRNMAFTLYHADMMPMMSMGETSVERVGGDLYKVRVDITNERLIPTVTAEARDNRVVAPDIINVSGGVEVVAAGWVASKVRPGPTQMIDQNDLNRIMIRSGAPGRVTRTIEYLVRGSGSMTVEYVSQKGGTVSTSLQVR, from the coding sequence ATGAAGACGATTGAAATGAAACGGCTCGTCGGCGCGGTGATTGCGATGACTGCGGCGGCTCTGCTCACGACACCTGCGCTCGAAGCGCAGCAGCGAGGCTCGGACCCGGAACACCGGCTCGACCTCACTTGGGACCGATGGCTCGATCACGACGAGATCGGGGAGCGCATGCAACTCATGCAGCGAACCTGGCCCGAATTCCTCACGCTCGAGTCGATTGGCGAAAGCTACGGCGGGCGCGAGATGTGGCTCATGACCATCAACAACCCGCGGACCGGCGCCGAGTCGAGTAAGGCGGGGATGTTCATTGAGGCCAACGTGCACGGAAACGAGATCCAAGGTGCTGAGGTGGCGTTGTACACCATCTGGTACCTCATGGAGAACTACGACAGCATCGACGAGGTGAAACGACTCGTCGACGAGCGCGTCTTCCACATTCTCCCGACGGTCAATCCGGACGGGCGCGACTACTTCCTAGACGGTACGGGTTCAGGAGCCAGGACTGGGCACATCCCGGTCGACTCGGATGGCGATGGACTGACCGACGAGGATGGCCCGAACGACCTCAACGGCAACGGCGTGATCGAACAGATCCGCAAGTACGTGCCAGGCCAGGGGAGCTTCCGACTCGACCCGACCGACTCGCGGTTCATGCAGCCGGTGGGCCCAGGTGAAACGGGCGACTGGGAGCTTCTCGGGTCCGAGGGCATCGACGACGATGGCGACGGGCGGACGAATGAGGATCCGGTCGGTGGTTACGACCCGAACCGAAACTACGGTGCGGACTGGCAGCCTAATTACATCCAGGGCGGGAGCATGGATTACCCGTTCCGGCTGCCCGAAGCGCGTGCCATCAACGACTTCATGGTGGAACGGCCGAACATCGCGGGCTTCCAGTCGTTTCATAATTCGGGCGGCATGATTCTGCGGCCACCGGGATCTGCGTGGTATGGCGACTACCCGGCGTCGGACATCCGTGTCTACGACGAACTCGGGGAGACGGGCGAGCGCATGCTGCCGTATTACAACTACTATGTGATCTGGCGTGGGCTCTACACGGTCCACGGCGGCTCGATCGACTGGACGAACGACGGCCTCGGCATCGTTTCGTTTTCGAATGAGTTGTGGAACAGCGGGCAGTATTTCAACAGCCCGCTTCTCCAGGAACAGCAGCGCGATCAGAACAGCCCGATCTCGGGTCAAAGTTCACGCTTCTTCTTCGACGATCTCCTTGAGCACGGCGACGAGTACGTCGAGTGGGCACCGTTCGATCACCCGGAGTACGGGCAAGTCGAGATGGGTGGCTGGAAGAAACTTTCCGGTCGGGTGAACCCGCGCTTCATGAGCATGGAGCTCTTCCATCGCAACATGGCGTTCACACTCTATCACGCCGACATGATGCCCATGATGTCGATGGGTGAGACCTCCGTCGAGCGTGTCGGCGGCGACCTGTACAAGGTCCGGGTGGACATCACGAACGAGCGATTGATTCCGACGGTTACGGCAGAGGCGCGGGACAACCGGGTCGTGGCGCCGGATATCATCAACGTGTCCGGGGGTGTCGAGGTCGTGGCAGCGGGGTGGGTCGCGAGCAAGGTCCGCCCGGGTCCGACGCAGATGATCGACCAAAACGATCTGAATCGGATCATGATCCGGAGTGGGGCGCCCGGACGTGTGACGCGCACGATCGAATACCTCGTGCGCGGCTCCGGGTCGATGACCGTCGAGTACGTGTCGCAGAAAGGTGGGACCGTGTCGACGTCACTGCAGGTACGCTGA
- a CDS encoding ATP-binding cassette domain-containing protein, whose protein sequence is MALISAQNLRVAFGGRTLMEDATLHIERGERVGLLGRNGEGKSTLLSILAGATTPDDGVVVYESGLRVALLGQQIDANENGTVDEVIRAGLRGGEHHDHPVQRLCSLLELDGDKPFQEISGGQRRRALLGRALAAEPDVLLLDEPTNHLDVESIEWLESFLMRYQGSLFFVTHDRAFLQRLATRIVELDRGRLTSWSCNYPTYLERKEELLANEDKERALFDKVLAREEEWIRQGIKARRTRNEGRVRALKKLRKERAERRERAGKVNMSIQRAERSGSKVITVEGVTFGYDDELLVGGLSTTIMRGDKIGLMGPNGCGKTTLLNLLLGKLEPDQGTVKHGVSLDVAYFDQHREQLDESETVANTIGAGNEFVVLDGDRKHVMSYLADFLFSSERAREPVRNLSGGERNRLLLARLFTQPANVLVLDEPTNDLDTETLELLEARLLDFSGTVLVVSHDRTFLDNLCSSSLVFEGLGKVKEYVGGYSDWKRTVARSAAQATEPPLNKPKKGVPASDGNRTAPDRHKKLSYKEKREWEMLPARIEAMETELRGLHDRMADPVFFQGSQDETRPVLEGSALLAQEIDEAFTRWAELDERS, encoded by the coding sequence ATGGCTCTCATCAGCGCCCAAAACCTCCGTGTAGCTTTCGGGGGGCGTACACTCATGGAAGACGCCACGCTGCATATTGAGCGTGGTGAGCGGGTAGGCCTGTTGGGTCGCAACGGCGAAGGGAAGTCGACGCTGCTGAGCATCCTCGCGGGTGCTACTACGCCGGACGACGGAGTCGTCGTCTACGAATCCGGTCTGCGGGTCGCTCTGCTCGGCCAACAGATCGATGCCAATGAGAACGGGACGGTGGACGAGGTCATCCGGGCGGGGCTCCGGGGCGGGGAACACCACGATCATCCAGTCCAACGGCTTTGTTCACTTCTCGAACTGGACGGCGACAAGCCCTTCCAAGAGATCTCCGGCGGACAGAGGCGGCGTGCGCTCCTAGGCCGAGCGTTGGCCGCCGAGCCAGATGTGTTGCTGCTCGACGAGCCCACTAACCACCTGGACGTCGAGAGCATCGAATGGCTCGAGTCGTTTCTGATGCGATACCAGGGCAGCCTCTTTTTCGTCACCCACGACCGGGCGTTTCTGCAACGACTAGCGACCCGCATCGTCGAGTTGGATCGCGGCCGGCTCACCTCGTGGTCGTGCAACTACCCGACGTACCTCGAGCGCAAGGAAGAACTCCTCGCCAACGAGGACAAAGAGCGGGCGTTGTTCGACAAGGTGCTGGCCCGGGAGGAGGAGTGGATTCGCCAGGGCATCAAGGCTCGACGTACGCGTAACGAGGGGCGGGTTCGCGCGCTCAAGAAGCTGCGAAAAGAGCGGGCCGAGCGTCGGGAGCGAGCCGGTAAGGTGAACATGAGCATCCAGAGGGCGGAGCGATCCGGCTCGAAGGTCATCACAGTTGAAGGCGTCACCTTCGGTTACGACGATGAACTGCTCGTAGGAGGATTGAGCACCACGATCATGCGCGGTGACAAGATCGGTCTCATGGGCCCGAACGGGTGTGGGAAGACGACGCTTCTGAACCTCCTCCTGGGTAAACTCGAGCCCGACCAGGGCACGGTGAAGCACGGTGTCTCATTGGATGTGGCCTACTTCGACCAACACCGAGAGCAGCTCGATGAATCGGAGACGGTCGCAAACACGATTGGCGCTGGGAACGAGTTCGTCGTTTTAGATGGCGACCGGAAGCACGTCATGAGTTATTTGGCCGATTTCCTATTCTCGTCCGAACGGGCGAGAGAGCCCGTGCGAAATCTCTCTGGTGGTGAGCGCAATCGCCTCCTGTTGGCCCGACTCTTCACACAGCCGGCGAACGTCCTCGTGCTCGATGAGCCCACGAACGACCTGGACACGGAGACGCTGGAATTGCTCGAGGCGCGGCTTCTCGATTTTTCTGGGACCGTATTGGTGGTGAGTCACGACCGGACATTTCTAGACAATCTCTGTTCGTCTTCCCTCGTCTTCGAAGGCCTGGGCAAGGTGAAGGAGTACGTCGGCGGGTACTCGGACTGGAAGCGAACGGTGGCGCGCAGCGCAGCGCAGGCAACTGAACCGCCGCTCAATAAGCCGAAGAAGGGAGTCCCGGCGAGCGACGGAAATCGTACCGCCCCAGATAGGCACAAGAAGCTCTCCTACAAGGAGAAGAGGGAGTGGGAGATGCTCCCCGCTCGCATCGAAGCCATGGAGACCGAGCTCCGGGGGCTGCATGACCGCATGGCAGACCCGGTCTTCTTCCAGGGCTCCCAGGACGAAACTCGACCCGTTCTCGAGGGCTCCGCGCTACTGGCTCAAGAGATTGACGAAGCCTTCACGCGCTGGGCGGAGTTGGACGAGCGAAGCTGA